A genomic window from Gossypium hirsutum isolate 1008001.06 chromosome D10, Gossypium_hirsutum_v2.1, whole genome shotgun sequence includes:
- the LOC107915460 gene encoding 60S ribosomal protein L13a-4 isoform X1: protein MVSGSGICAKRVVVDARHHMLGRLASILAKELLNGQKVVVVRCEEICISGGLVRQKMKYMRFLRKRMNTKPSHGPIHFRAPAKILWRTIRCMIPHKTKRGAAALARLKTYEGIPAPYDKMKRMVIPDALKVLRLQKGHEYCLLGKLSSEVGWNHYDTIKELERKRKERAQVAYERRKQLVKLRVKAEKVAEEKLGAQLEVIAPIKY from the exons atggTTTCAGGCTCAGGGATCTGCGCGAAGAGGGTGGTGGTGGATGCTAGGCATCACATGCTAGGAAGGCTGGCATCGATATTGGCCAAGGAGTTGTTGAATGGGCAGAAAGTAGTGGTGGTGAGATGTGAGGAAATTTGCATTTCGGGTGGATTGGTgaggcagaagatgaagtacatgaGGTTCTTGAGGAAGCGTATGAACACTAAGCCTTCTCATGGTCCCATCCACTTTCGTGCTCCTGCTAAGATCCTCTGGCGTACCATTCGTTG TATGATTCCTCACAAGACTAAACGTGGAGCAGCAGCTCTTGCTCGCTTGAAGACTTATGAGGGGATTCCTGCACCTTATGATAAGATGAAGAGGATGGTTATTCCTGATGCTCTCAA ggttttgagGCTTCAGAAAGGACACGAGTACTGCTTGTTGGGCAAGCTCTCATCTGAGGTTGGATGGAATCACTATGACACTATCAAG GAGCTCGAGAGGAAGAGGAAAGAGAGAGCTCAAGTGGCATACGAGAGACGGAAGCAACTCGTTAAGCTTAGGGTTAAAGCTGAGAAGGTGGCGGAGGAGAAGCTTGGTGCGCAGTTGGAAGTTATTGCTCCCATCAAATATTGA
- the LOC107915460 gene encoding 60S ribosomal protein L13a-4 isoform X2 — MVHEVWCDGCSLCPLIMWLSSILAYGNQAHFMVSCLPLQRAFVMRGLVTTVSGGYSGSEQKKCMIPHKTKRGAAALARLKTYEGIPAPYDKMKRMVIPDALKVLRLQKGHEYCLLGKLSSEVGWNHYDTIKELERKRKERAQVAYERRKQLVKLRVKAEKVAEEKLGAQLEVIAPIKY; from the exons ATGGTGcatgaagtatggtgtgatggTTGCTCACTTTGTCCCTTAATCATGTGgttgagttcaattcttgcttatGGAAATCAAGCACATTTCATGGTCAGCTGTTTACCTCTTCAGAGAGCATTCGTGATGAGGGGATTAGTCACTACTGTTAGCGGTGGATACTCTGGGTCAGAACAAAAAAAATG TATGATTCCTCACAAGACTAAACGTGGAGCAGCAGCTCTTGCTCGCTTGAAGACTTATGAGGGGATTCCTGCACCTTATGATAAGATGAAGAGGATGGTTATTCCTGATGCTCTCAA ggttttgagGCTTCAGAAAGGACACGAGTACTGCTTGTTGGGCAAGCTCTCATCTGAGGTTGGATGGAATCACTATGACACTATCAAG GAGCTCGAGAGGAAGAGGAAAGAGAGAGCTCAAGTGGCATACGAGAGACGGAAGCAACTCGTTAAGCTTAGGGTTAAAGCTGAGAAGGTGGCGGAGGAGAAGCTTGGTGCGCAGTTGGAAGTTATTGCTCCCATCAAATATTGA